GAACGACATTGCTGGGGCGCGGAGTGGGAGGCGCGGCAGGCGGATGCGGAATGAACGCGTCGTCGACCCGAGTGCGTGCGCGAACGACGCCTCCATTTCTTACGTGCCACGCCCCTTCACCGCTAGACGGGATGCCCCGCCGGCGCGTCAGTCCAGCGACGTCTTCGCGTCTCCACGTGCGTCCTTGAGGCGCCGCAGCGCCGAGCGCGCCCCGTCCGCCTCTCGCGTCCCCGGAAAGCGCTCGGCGATGCGCCGCAGCTCGACCAGGGCGCGCCCGTCGTCACCTAACGGGCCGAGGTACAGGTCCGCCAGGCGCTGCGTGGCGTACAGTTCGTCTTCGCGCGATGTCGCCACGCGCCGCACCGCGGCGAACAGTTCGGCGGCGCGCGGCGCGTGCCCCGCCCGCACGTGCAACTCCGCCGCCTGGCGCAGCGCGCGCACGTTCTCCGGCTGCTCGCGGACCGTCGCCTCGTATGCCTCGATGGCGCCGGCCACATCCCCCGTCGCCTCGAGCGCGTCGTGGGCGGAGAACGACGGCTCGTACGGCGTGCTGTTGCCGCTGGGATGGACGAAGGCGGCGAGTGCGCGCGCGCTCCCGTCGGCGATCCCGGTGCTCACGTAGCGCACGATGAGTCCCGCGACCGCCCCGACCACGAGCCCGGACAAGAGGAGCCACCCGCCCCGCACTCCAACGAGATACCCGAGCGGGACGCCGACCAGCCCGAAGATGAGCGCCAGCACGCCGCCGACGATCCTCCCTTTCGCCGTGGTGGCGTGGTCGACGGTGCTAGGTCCCCGTGCCATGCTCGTCAGGCGCAACCACGGTGGACGAACCGGGCGTCCCGCGCGCGTCGATCGGCCCCAGCGAGAGGGCAAGTTCGTCGGTGTATCCAAGGAGAATCGTCTGCAGCGGTCGACGGGATGCGTCCCGGGATCATCCGGTGCACGTGATGGCTCACTCAGCGGCCCACTACACTTTCGTCAGGGTGGTTCTGAGCGTGAACCCGTCGCGTTGAAGGCGCGGGCAACCATCGCCAAGCCGGTTGTAGTCTGCGGTGAAGTTGACCGTTCGTGCGTGAAAGCCAGGCGCGCTGATCGTCATTTCATATGGCCCCTCGCTCGATGCAAAGCCGCATGTCACGACACAGCGCACTGCATCACCCTCAACGGTCGCCTGCCGAACGGGCGCACGAGCTGGGTCAACAAGGGACGTAGCCAACAGAGGGGGAAAGTCGCCATAACGCACGTTGCTGACAAAGACCACGGGAACCGGAGCTCCGGACGCAGAATCGGCGACAAGTTCTACCGTTATGAGCGGTTCAGCCGCCTGAATTGCGCATGCCTCATCACCTGTCAGGCTGCAAGCGCCCAATGTACTTGCGACCACGAATGGGGTTAAGCATCTCATGATAGAGCCGGCCTCCGAAGTGATTCGAACCCGCAGGTAGTGTGTCAGGTACACAAGGCACCACCTGGTCACTCGAGACTGATGTCTTCTGGTCACGCTCCAGGCTGTCATGCATCACAGCATGATTGCCCGCGGCCACCGCTGTACCGAGACTATTCACGGTATCCTTGGCAAATGCAATGCCTTCGGACGAGAACTTCCGGGACGGCACGCTAACGCCCCGCCGCACTATCGTCAGGCGCAAACTCTGCCGGAGAGCCGCTCATCTCGCGCCGGATAGCACGCGAGAAGTCCTCGCCCTCCCTGGCCTGGCGCGCCCGCTCGTTGATGCGAAAGCGCGCCCGCACGTCGTCCAGCGTCCCGCGCGCGTCGATCAGCCCCAGCGAGAGGGCGAGTTCGTCGGCATAGCCCGGGAGGATGGTCTGCAGCGACGACGGGATGCGCCCCGGGATCATCCGGTTCACGTGATCGACGAGGTTGGAGGTGCAGTTGCTGGTGAGCGTGTTGTAGAACTCGGGATGATCCTGCACGCCGTTGGCGCGCTGCAGCATCTCCACGAATAGCTGGCGTATGCGCGCCTGCGGCGAGGTAATGGGGTAGAGGAAGACATCGTCGCCGTCGAACAGGGCGCGCCGGCCAATGAGGTCGCGTTCTGTTCCCACGATGTAGGCCAGCTCGAAGCGCCGCAGCAACCCCGGCACCAGGCCGTAGGTCTCGCCCTTCTCACGCCGCGCCTCGACGGAGATCGACACGAACTGGCCGCCGCGAAAGCCGAACGAGACAAAGGCGTGCGCCGGCCCGCGCCACGTGGACGAGAACGGAGTCAGGACGAACCACGCCGACTCGATGGAGTCGAGGGAAAAGCGCTGCTTCACGTAGCCCGGCGTGTACGCGGTACTCGACGTGTAGGCAAAGTCGCGCACGTCGCGAACGGTGACTGCGCTATCGCCCTCGAACGTGGCGCGCGCCAACCGGGCATGGTCGCCATCCCAGTCTCGCATCGACGAGGGGTGGCGCGGGAGCGCGACAATGACCCACGCCAGCACAGCGAGCAGGGCGGTGGCGGCCACCACCATCCCCGCGGTGCGCACCACACGGCGCAGCGACGCCACCGTCAGGCGCTTCGCGCCGGCCGGCGCGTCGCACGCCCCAGCACGGAGGCCACCGTCATGTGTCCGGTGACGTTGAGCGTGGTCTTGAAGATGTCGGGCACCGCATCGAGGGCGATGAGGATCCCCACCCCTTCCACCGGCAATCCGACGGTAGGGAAGAGCGGCGCAATGATGAAGAGCGACCCGCTCGGAATGCCGGGGACGGAGAACGACATCAGCACCGCCGCCACGTAGAACGTCGCCAGCGAGGCAAGGCCGAACGGGACGCCGTACAGGTGGGCGATGAACAGCCCTCCCACGATCCACGACACCGCGAGGTTGAGGCGAAGGGTGGAGACGGCGAGCGGGAGGACGAACCCCGACACCTCGCGCGGCAGCTGCAACTGCTGCTCCGCGGCGTCGAGCATCGCGGGGAGCGCGGCGAGCGACGAGCGCGTCCCCATCGCCACGGCCTGCGCCGGGAGTGCGGCTCGCGCAAAGGTGGCCGGCGACACGCGCCCCAGCAGCACCGCTACCGGATACAGCAGGAGGATTGCCGCGATCAGGATCGCGATGTGCGTCGCGAGGTAGAAGCCGATGGCGCCGGCCCCCGACACGCCAAGCTTGGCGCCGAGCGAGAGGGCGAGCGCGAAGATCCCTAGCGGCGAAAGCCAGAGCACCGCGCGCACCAGCACGAGCATCGCGTCACCCGTGGCCTGGAAGACGCCAAGTACCGCGCCGCGCGTCTCGTCCGCCAGCCGCGAGACCGCCAGCGCAAACGCCACGGTGAAGACGATGAGCGGGAGCATGGCGCCGTCCACGGCGGCCGCGAGCGGATTCACGGGAACGAGCGACGTGAGCCAGGTGGCGAAGCTGGGGAGCGGCGGCACGGTCGTCGCGCCCCCCGTCACACGCGCGCGCAGCGCCGCCGACGACGCCGGGTCGACCGTCAGCTGCTCGTACAGCGGCGGCGCGACGATCGCCGTGAACAGCGCAATGCCCGCCAGCAGCGCCACGAACATGAGGAGCGCTCTCCCACCTAGTCGCCCCACGGTGCCCAGGTCGCGCATCCCGGCAATCCCCGTTATGAGGAGCGACACCACGAGCGGGATGACCGTCATGCGGATGGCGTTCACCCACAGCGTCCCCACGGGATCGCTCACCGCCAGCACGCCCTTGGCGGCACTCTCCGACACCGACGCGATACCGGCGCCAATCGCGAAGCCGATGGCGAGGGCAAGGATGGCGGCCGGGCCGCCGCTGAGACGGCGGCCCGGGCCGCCGCTGAGGCGGCGTGAATTCATGGCCGGAATGCTAGGGCGCGCAACCGTGGTCGTCCACCACCGGCGCGCGCCCTGTGACTCCCGATTCGTCGCCCCGCTTCGTTAGGCCGGGGCAATCACACCCTCAGAACAGCCCCCACTTCAGCCCCAGGCGCCACATCAGCATCGGCGTCTCCCCCTCGTTCACGCGCAGCTGCACGTTCCCGTTCGGAAGGTCGAGAATGTCGCCGCGCTTGAGGTATCGCGTGTTCCCGTTCCCGTTCCACCGCACACCGAAGTCGATCGCCCCTTCCTTCGACGTTCCCACGGGGATGAGGAAGCCACCCCCCGCCGTCCAGGCAAAGGTCGCGTCGTTGTAGTTGTTGGTGGAGGCGAACGTCTCGTTGTCGTAGTCCCCCTTCACGCTCGACTCGGTCCAGAAGACGGCGAAGCCCGCGGTGCCGTTGACATACGGACGAATCGGCCCCGACGGAGCGGTGATCTGGGGGCCAAGCCCCATCCAGAAGACGTTGTTCGACGTGGTGACGTCAACGAGGATGCGCCCGCCGATGGTGGAGCTGAGCGGGACACGATTGGTCTCGCGCCCGTAACCCAGGAAGCCGAGTTCTGCGCCAAGCCCCACGACTCCCTGGCGATCGAGCTTGAAGTGCACGTTGCCGTCGGCGCCGAAGCCCTGCCTCACGTTCTGCCGAAAGCCGCGCTGCGGGACCGCGTAGGTGAAGGCCACGCCCGCCAGCACCGGCGAGCGCCGCGGTCCGGCGGTCCGCCCAACGGAATCCCGCCCGACGGAGAATACCTGCGCCGACGCCGTCGCCGGCTGCATTCCGATCGCGGCAGCGGCCGCCACCATCGCCACCATCATCGCCCTCACCATCGCAACCTTCGCCACGACCTCTACAGAACGCGCGTACCGCATGTCGACCTCGAACACCCGCTTGGGGGGAAAGAACGTGTGTCGCGCCGGCATCGAGTCGCGCCGCGCGATGGGTACTGGTACGCCACTCGGCCGGCGAGTGTTTCACCCGTACGTGGCGCCACCTGATGAAAGCTCGCCTCCACCCCTGGTACGCCTCACGGCGCGGTCGACCATTCAGGAGATGGCCGCTAGCTTTGGCACGATGACGACCCACGCAACGACGCCCGACTGGCCCATCTCGATCGACGACGTGCGCGCCGCCCACGCGCGCATCGCCCCATATGTGCCGCGCTCGCCGCTGTACAACTATCCGCTGCTGGACGAGGCGGTGGGGCATGGGATCCGCGTGCTGGTCAAGCACGAGAACTTCAACCCCACCAATTCGTTCAAGGTTCGCAACGGACTGTCGTTCATGACGGCGCTCCCCGAGGCTGAGCGCGCGCGCGGCGTCGTGGCCGCTACGCGCGGCAATCACGGGCTCGGGATTGCCTACGCCGGCCGCACCTTTGACGTGCGCACCGTGATCTGCGTCCCGCTGGGGAACAACCCGGACAAGAACGCGGGGATGCGCGCGTTAGGCGCGCGCGTCATCGAGGAGGGGCGCGACTACGACGAGTCGGTGCAGGTGGCCCACCGCCTCGTCGCCGACGAGGGAATGGTGCTGGCCCACTCCACCAACGACCGCCACGTCCTGGCGGGGGCGGCCACGCTCTCGCTGGAGATGTTCGAGCAAGCCGGCGGGCTCGACGCCGTGGTGGCGGTGGTGGGGGGTGGGTCGCAGGCGGTGGGGGCGCTCACGGTGGCGCGCGCCCTCTCGCCGCACACCAGGGTCTACGCGGTGCAAGCCACGGGCGCATCGGCCGCGCACGACTCGTGGCACACGGGCGAACGACGCACCGCCGAGCGCGCCGACACCTTTGCCGATGGCCTGGCCACGCGCAGCACCTACGACCTCACCTTTCCTGCCTTGCGCGCCGGCCTCGCGGGCTTTGTCACCGTGAGCGACGCTGAACTGGCCGACGCGTTGCGCCTCCTCCTCTCCACGACGCACTCACTGGTGGAGGGGGCGGGTGCCGGCGGCCTGGCCGGCCTTCGCCGCCTGGCACCGCAGCTCGCCGGCCAGCGCGTGGGAATCATCGTCAGCGGGGGCAACATCGACGAAGCCACGCTGCGACGCATCGTCAACCACGAGCTGTGACGCCTGGCGCCGAGCGTCAGGCACGACGCTCACCTACACGCGAAATGCCGGTCAGGCGGCGTGGGGCGTCTGGTCCAGCAGCAAGCGCACGCGCCCGCGCAGCTCTTCCAGCGTGAACGGCTTGTGCAGGAAGTGCGAGATCCCGCCCCCGGCACTCAGGTGCGCGTCGCGCTCGTGCGTGTAGCCTGACATGAAGAGGATCGTGAGCGACGGTCTCTCCTGCGCGAGCGCGGCCGCCAGCTCGCGCCCCCCCATGACCGGCATGACGATGTCGGTGATGACCAGGTCGAGGCGCTCCCCCAGTTCGCGCGCGATGGTGAGAGCCTCCGCGCCGTTGGCTGCCTCGTACACACTGTAACCCGCCCGCTCCAGCGTGCGCCGCGTCATGGTGCGCACCAGGTGCTCGTCCTCGGCCACGAGGATCGTCTCCGAACCGTGACGTGCCTCCTTGGCCGCGGCGCGCGTCGTCACCGCACGTCCCGCCATGGCGGTGCGCGGCAGGTAGATGCTGAAGGTCGCCCCCGCGCCGGGGGCGCTGTCGACCCAGATGAAGCCGCCGCTCTGCTTCACCACGCCATAGACCGTCGACAGGCCCATCCCTCGCCCCTGCCCCATCGCCTTCGTGGTGAAGAAGGGCTCGAAGGCGCGTGACTGCGTGAGCGCATCCATCCCGATGCCGGTGTCCTTCACCGTCAGCTGCACATAGTCGCCGGTGGGCATTGGCGGGTGCGCGCGCGCGAACGCCTCGTCGGCCAGGAGGTTGGCGGTCTCGATCACGAGGTGCCCGCCGGACGGCATCGCGTCGCGCGCGTTCACGACCAGGTTGAGCAGGACCTGCTCCACCTGCGCCGGGTCTGCGGTCACTGCGCCGAGTGCTTCGCCTTCGCGCAGCTCCAGCGTCACCGCGTCGCCCACGAGACGGTCCAGGAGCTTGTGCACCGAGCGCACCACCTCGTTCAGGTCCAGCGTGCGCGGCTGCAACACCTGCTGCTGGCTGAAGGCGAGCAGCTGACGGGTGAGGCTCGAGGCACGCTCGGCGGCCTGGGAGATCTCCTCCAGCTCCTCCTGCTGGTCGTTGGACAACCCGCCGCTGGCGTACATGAGCTGGGCGTTGCCGCGAATCACCGTGAGGAGGTTGTTGAAGTCGTGCGCCACACCTCCCGCCAGCCGCCCCACCGCCTCGATGCGCTGCGACTGGTGCAGGTGTGCCTGCAACTCCTCCAGCGCCGTCACGTCGCGCGACGTCGCCACCACGCCACGCACCGACGGGTCGTCGAGAAGGTTGCGCGCCGACGTCGTCAGCACGCGCCAGCTCCCGTCGGCGTGCCGCGAGCGGTACTGCATGCGCTGCATGGCCCACGGTTCGCGCACCACCTGGCGGAACGCTTCCCGCACCGACTCCTGGTCGTCGGGATGGATGCGCGCGATGGGGTTGCGCCCGAGCACATCCGTCGGCTGCAATCCCACCAGCGTCACCAGCGACGGCGAGGCGTACCGCACGCGCCCGTCGCGCTCGAGGATGAGGACCAGCTCGTAGGCGCTCTCGATGATGGTGCGATACAGCGCCGCCGACTGGCGCAACTCATCCTCGGCGTGCTTGCGCGTCGTGATGTCGTGCAGGTATTCGAGCACCCCGATCACGGCACCCGTGTCATCGCGGAACGGTTCGTAGCGCTCGCGCAGCCACGCCGAGTGTCCGTCGGGCGACTGCCAGCGCCGCGGCTCGGGGGCATGCACCACCTCACCGGCCAGCGCACGCTCGAGCAGCGTCTTCACGCCCTGCTCGCGCATCACCGGGAAGCAGTCGAAGGCGACGCGTCCAAGCACTGCGGCTGCCGGAGTACCCGTGCGCTCGGCGACGAACTGGTTCCACACCCGGTAGCGGAACTCGCGGTCGTACGCCACGATTCCTTCACCGGCACCGTCGAGGATTTTCGCCGCGACGCGCGCCGGATCCCAGAGCGTCGGGTCCGGCGAGTCAGCGGGCGGCGGCGACGGAGGCTGTGAGTTCACGCGCGTCGACTGGCACAGGATCGGTACGATTTGGTCACAGCGTCCACGGAATAGCCCGCCCGTCGGCGGACTGGTCCGCGGAATCTTCTCTTGATACCCGCTTTCGGAACAACGTTCAGTGACTGAGGACACACCAAGTGCGGGAAAGGTCCGGCTCGACAAGTGGCTGTGGGCCGCGCGCTTCTTCAAGACGCGCGCGCTGGCCGCGGAGTCGATCGACGCCGGCCACATCGAGGTGAATGGTGAACGCGCGAAGCGTTCAAAGCTCGTTCAAGGGGGCGATACGATCCGCGTGCGACGCCCGCCCTTCGAGCAGGTGGTGCGCGTGACCGATGTCTCGGAGCATCGCGGCTCGGCGACCATCGCCGCCGGTCTCTATCGGGAGACAGACGAGTCGGCGAAGTCGCGCCAGGCGCTCAGCGACCATCTGCGCGCAATGGGGCCGCCCGCCTTCCGCGACAAGGGCCGTCCCTCCAAGAAGGAACGCCGGGAGATCGACCGTTGGCGTGGGCGAGAGGAGTGAGCGCCGGCGCCTAACGGCGCGCGCCTGACGCTGCGCGCCTGACGTCACGCGTTGTCGGAATGCCCGGCGAGCGCCAGGAGGGTGCGCCGGTCCAGGCGGTGACCGCCGTCGAAGGGAAACTCGCGCATCGGGAGCTGAGCCTCCGCCAGCCGCGCGCGCATCGCGTCGAGGTTGATCCACGGGAGGTATTCGTCGCGCGTGCCATAGGCGACGTCGATGCCGTGGTCGGGGAACCGTTGTCGAGCCGCCACCAGGTCGAGATCGGCGGGGATCTCGCCGGCCCAGACGATCACCCGCGCCGCCGGCGTCGTTCCCATCGTCACCCAGCGCAGCAGCGTCGGCACGCCTTGGGAGAAGCCGAGCGCCGTCACCGGTCGCGTGCCCGCCAGCTGCGCGACGACGGTGTCGAGGTAGGCGACGTAGTCGGCGATCTCGTTGTCGCGATCCTCGCGCGTCATCCACGTCGCGCCCACGGGACGTCCGGCGTGCCCTCCCCCCGTCTCCTTCCCCGTGTAGAAGCGATTGAGCGCCTCGGGGGCAAGCACGGCGCAGTCGGCGCCAGCGACGGCGCGGAACGGTTGGAGGAAGTCGGCGGCGAGCTGGCCGTAGCCGTGCAGCACGACCCACACGTCGCGCGCGGTGGCCGGGTCACCTAACGACCGGATGCGCGCGGTGCGGGTAACGTGCAGCAGGTGCTCGCGCTGCGGGAGGACACGCGATTGATGGCCGCCCGCGTGGTGTCCGGTGTCGCTCATGGCGTGCCGGGTTTCACGAGGAGGCGGCGCCCCGCGGTGATGCGCGTGGTGGCGAGCGCGTTCCACTTCACGAGCGAGTCGGTGGGAACGCCGTAGCGCCTGGCAATGGTCTCGAGCGCCTCGCCGCGCTGCACCAGGTGATAGATGGCGCGGCGCGAGGCGGCGGCGGTCGCCTCGGCGGCGCGCCGCTCTGCCTCGCTCGCCGCACGGAGCGCCGCCTGCCGGCGTGCGACGAGCGAGAGGACGCTGTCCATGCGCGCCCGGTCGCGCGAGGCGAAGCCGAACGCCTCGTCGCCCTCGTTCGCCGTCAGCTGCACGCCGGGCATCGTCCCGAGAAAGACGCGCGAGAACTGCGACACGAGGGCGCGCTCGTAGGGAAACGATCGCTCGAGGAACTCCTGCGGCTCCTCTCCATGGGGGATGAACGGCTCGGGCGGGACGCCCACGTAAACGAGGCGACGGTCGGTCGCCGCCAGGACGCCGTGCGTGAGGCGGAAGCTGTCCCACCAGTGGCGCTGCACCACGGGGACGCGCCACGCCACGCGCTCGCCGCGCTCCAGCAGCGCCTCGATCTCGGCGTTGGCCAGGCGCGCGCTCCCCTCGGGATCGCCGCGATGGAAGAAGAGGAAGGCACCAATCGCGGCGATCGCCACGAGGACGACGGTGAGCCACGCCGAGGTGACGAGGAGTCGCACCACGCGGCGCGTGGACGCCGTGAGCCGCTTTCCGGTACGGCGCGGCGCGATGGCGCTCGTCACCGGGGCGCTTGGCGTTGCTCGTTAGGCTCGCCGGGGCGACGCCCCGCCCCCCGCTCGTCGCGCCGGTTGCGCGCCTCGCGCATCGCCTTCGACACCGAATCGGCCCTGGCCGCCTGTCGCGCATCGAGCAGGACGCCAATCTCGCGGCGCGCGCCGTCGTTGTTCACCTTGATCGAGTCCATCACCGGCGCGGCGACGAGCTGGAAGCGCCGCACCGCCTCGCGATCGTCCTCGGTCACGCGACGCCGCGACGTGAGGTCGACGCCCGAGAGTTCGCGCAGC
This genomic stretch from Gemmatimonadaceae bacterium harbors:
- a CDS encoding DUF4105 domain-containing protein, whose protein sequence is MASLRRVVRTAGMVVAATALLAVLAWVIVALPRHPSSMRDWDGDHARLARATFEGDSAVTVRDVRDFAYTSSTAYTPGYVKQRFSLDSIESAWFVLTPFSSTWRGPAHAFVSFGFRGGQFVSISVEARREKGETYGLVPGLLRRFELAYIVGTERDLIGRRALFDGDDVFLYPITSPQARIRQLFVEMLQRANGVQDHPEFYNTLTSNCTSNLVDHVNRMIPGRIPSSLQTILPGYADELALSLGLIDARGTLDDVRARFRINERARQAREGEDFSRAIRREMSGSPAEFAPDDSAAGR
- a CDS encoding dicarboxylate/amino acid:cation symporter is translated as MNSRRLSGGPGRRLSGGPAAILALAIGFAIGAGIASVSESAAKGVLAVSDPVGTLWVNAIRMTVIPLVVSLLITGIAGMRDLGTVGRLGGRALLMFVALLAGIALFTAIVAPPLYEQLTVDPASSAALRARVTGGATTVPPLPSFATWLTSLVPVNPLAAAVDGAMLPLIVFTVAFALAVSRLADETRGAVLGVFQATGDAMLVLVRAVLWLSPLGIFALALSLGAKLGVSGAGAIGFYLATHIAILIAAILLLYPVAVLLGRVSPATFARAALPAQAVAMGTRSSLAALPAMLDAAEQQLQLPREVSGFVLPLAVSTLRLNLAVSWIVGGLFIAHLYGVPFGLASLATFYVAAVLMSFSVPGIPSGSLFIIAPLFPTVGLPVEGVGILIALDAVPDIFKTTLNVTGHMTVASVLGRATRRPARSA
- a CDS encoding threonine/serine dehydratase — protein: MTTHATTPDWPISIDDVRAAHARIAPYVPRSPLYNYPLLDEAVGHGIRVLVKHENFNPTNSFKVRNGLSFMTALPEAERARGVVAATRGNHGLGIAYAGRTFDVRTVICVPLGNNPDKNAGMRALGARVIEEGRDYDESVQVAHRLVADEGMVLAHSTNDRHVLAGAATLSLEMFEQAGGLDAVVAVVGGGSQAVGALTVARALSPHTRVYAVQATGASAAHDSWHTGERRTAERADTFADGLATRSTYDLTFPALRAGLAGFVTVSDAELADALRLLLSTTHSLVEGAGAGGLAGLRRLAPQLAGQRVGIIVSGGNIDEATLRRIVNHEL
- a CDS encoding PAS domain S-box protein; its protein translation is MNSQPPSPPPADSPDPTLWDPARVAAKILDGAGEGIVAYDREFRYRVWNQFVAERTGTPAAAVLGRVAFDCFPVMREQGVKTLLERALAGEVVHAPEPRRWQSPDGHSAWLRERYEPFRDDTGAVIGVLEYLHDITTRKHAEDELRQSAALYRTIIESAYELVLILERDGRVRYASPSLVTLVGLQPTDVLGRNPIARIHPDDQESVREAFRQVVREPWAMQRMQYRSRHADGSWRVLTTSARNLLDDPSVRGVVATSRDVTALEELQAHLHQSQRIEAVGRLAGGVAHDFNNLLTVIRGNAQLMYASGGLSNDQQEELEEISQAAERASSLTRQLLAFSQQQVLQPRTLDLNEVVRSVHKLLDRLVGDAVTLELREGEALGAVTADPAQVEQVLLNLVVNARDAMPSGGHLVIETANLLADEAFARAHPPMPTGDYVQLTVKDTGIGMDALTQSRAFEPFFTTKAMGQGRGMGLSTVYGVVKQSGGFIWVDSAPGAGATFSIYLPRTAMAGRAVTTRAAAKEARHGSETILVAEDEHLVRTMTRRTLERAGYSVYEAANGAEALTIARELGERLDLVITDIVMPVMGGRELAAALAQERPSLTILFMSGYTHERDAHLSAGGGISHFLHKPFTLEELRGRVRLLLDQTPHAA
- a CDS encoding RNA-binding S4 domain-containing protein, encoding MTEDTPSAGKVRLDKWLWAARFFKTRALAAESIDAGHIEVNGERAKRSKLVQGGDTIRVRRPPFEQVVRVTDVSEHRGSATIAAGLYRETDESAKSRQALSDHLRAMGPPAFRDKGRPSKKERREIDRWRGREE
- a CDS encoding LysM peptidoglycan-binding domain-containing protein, whose product is MTSAIAPRRTGKRLTASTRRVVRLLVTSAWLTVVLVAIAAIGAFLFFHRGDPEGSARLANAEIEALLERGERVAWRVPVVQRHWWDSFRLTHGVLAATDRRLVYVGVPPEPFIPHGEEPQEFLERSFPYERALVSQFSRVFLGTMPGVQLTANEGDEAFGFASRDRARMDSVLSLVARRQAALRAASEAERRAAEATAAASRRAIYHLVQRGEALETIARRYGVPTDSLVKWNALATTRITAGRRLLVKPGTP